One Aegilops tauschii subsp. strangulata cultivar AL8/78 chromosome 7, Aet v6.0, whole genome shotgun sequence genomic window carries:
- the LOC141026357 gene encoding uncharacterized protein, protein MKAGREDAAVEKDAAVEAVEKPAEVIAAAVGAAEGAVAATGGDAPSVVSAPAAIAAVEPAVREQVEEEVAVDLEEQRLKRKREQYELIDKSYEEAHLDAQEVQDEAIEFDEEVDDELSEEDDEDVDDSKESRDSKSRYVLRRLRNGEIPYRSGYNGLYGNIACPFCFAIIKSDYDSLIMHATYIGRGNGRNRKPHVRAKHAAFGAFLRKYAKGHLPFYLPRPPRPAKMPRI, encoded by the exons ATGAAGGCCGGCCGTGAagacgcggcggtggagaagGACGCAGCGGTAGAAGCTGTGGAGAAGCCTGCTGAGGTCATTGCCGCCGCGGTTGGCGCGGCCGAGGGCGCCGTCGCGGCAACGGGAGGCGACGCACCATCTGTTGTGAGTGCTCCGGCCGCCATCGCAGCGGTCGAGCCTGCGGTCAGGGAgcaggtggaggaggaggtggcggtggATCTAGAGGAGCAGAGGCTCAAGCGGAAGCGCGAGCAGTACGAGCTCATCGACAAGAGCTATGAGGAGGCCCACCTTGACGCTCAGGAAGTGCAGGACGAGGCCATCGAGTTCGACGAGGAGGTCGACGACGAGCTCTCGGAG GAAGATGACGAAGACGTGGATGATAGTAAGGAGAGCAGGGACAGCAAGAGCCGCTACGTCCTCAGGAGGCTGCGGAATGGGGAAATCCCATACCGCAGCGGATACAATGGGCTCTACGGCAACATAGCCTGCCCCTTCTGCTTCGCGATTATCAAGAGCGACTACGACAGCCTGATCATGCATGCCACCTATATCGGCCGTGGTAATGGGAGGAACCGCAAGCCCCACGTCCGGGCTAAACATGCCGCTTTTGGTGCCTTCCTCAGGAAGTACGCGAAGGGGCATCTGCCATTCTACCTCCCGAGGCCTCCTCGTCCGGCCAAGATGCCAAGGATCTGA
- the LOC141026356 gene encoding uncharacterized protein — MAEEASAKRHCGQTSHQSGNLDVVHVPGQKREYTVTLTGVELHGKEMLEVVCTSEPDKANEMISRIRRSACGSYPHIMGVDVEFTKDDEPPQMAAVLQISVEGLCLVYHIAAATKWDKLKLSASVIHPFYRKMKKKIDREADHKLWGDSPLPNYLIEYAAIDAYATYKSWKIIDNIKRGLEISKEQEADPYNHCHYAG; from the exons ATGGCGGAGGAAGCGTCTGCCAAGCGTCATTGTGGCCAGACGTCCCACCAGAGCGGCAACCTCGACGTCGTTCACGTTCCCGGTCAGAAGCGCGAGTACACCGTAACCCTCACAGGGGTTGAGCTCCACGGCAAGGAGATGCTGGAGGTCGTCTGCACCAGCGAACCAGACAAGGCCAACGAGATGATCTCTAGGATCAGGAGAAGCGCCTGCGGCTCGTACCCCCACATCATGGGCGTTGATGTGGAGTTTACCAAAGATGATGAACCTCCGCAGATGGCAGCAGTTCTGCAGATCAGCGTGGAGGGTCTCTGCCTCGTGTACCACATCGCTGCGGCCACAAAATG GGACAAGCTGAAGTTGTCTG CCAGCGTCATCCACCCATTCTACAgaaagatgaagaagaagatcgacAGGGAGGCAGACCATAAACTGTGGGGGGACAGCCCACTGCCAAATTACCTCATCGAGTACGCAGCAATAGATGCGTACGCCACCTACAAGTCGTGGAAGATAATCGACAACATCAAAAGAGGTCTGGAAATTTCAAAAGAGCAGGAAGCGGACCCCTACAACCACTGCCACTATGCGGGATGA